The window AATATACAAAATGAATGGGGGAAACATAATCTATTCTTGTCCTTCCAATATGTTATAAACGATCTTATGAATGTTTCTACACATGTGATAGGGAGTGATATCGGACAAGACAATCAAATGGTCATATATATGGGGCAGTTCTTCTACAATATCTTGCAGAATATAGATCTCATTACGTATGCTCGATATTTTTCATACAAAAACGATTTAGACATAGTACCCGATCTGGAATATGCGGTAAGGGTAGAGGTAAAGTTTTAAGATTTCATAAAGAAAAATTTAACCACGAAATGCACCCGGCTTCATTCAATGACAAGTGCCAGGCAAAAAAAAATGAAGCTAAATATTACATAATTTTTGGAATGCTGACAATTCTTAAACAAAAAAAACGACCGAAAGCATGACTTACGGTCGATGTATTTTATAACGAATATTGTTTATTCGAGCACAAAGATGTTTTTCTTTGCACAAATTTCTTTCAGTTTGTCGGGCCATACGGTTACGGTAACTTCACCGAGGTGGGCTTTTCTGAGGAAGTACATATAGGTACGTGCCTGTCCGATACCGCCGCCAATGCTCAAAGGAATCTGGTCATTAAGAATTGCTTGATGATAGGGAAGATCCAAGAAATCAAGCTGACCTGAGATCTTAAGCTGTTCTTTGAGAGTGTCTTTTGTAACACGGATACCCATTGAAGAAAGCTCATGACGACGTTTGGTTACAGGATTCCATACAAGGATGTCACCATTCAGTCCATGAGTTTGCATTCCGTCGGGACCTGTTGTCTCAGTTACCCAATCATCATAGTCTGCTGCTCTCATCTCATGAGGATAGCCATCCTTCAGCACCCAGCCGATTCCGATAATGAACACACCGGGATATTTTTTGATAATCTCTGTTTCACGTTGCTTACGAGGAAGATCAGGATACATTTCAAGGATTTCTTCAGCATGGATGAATTTAAGTTCTTCGGGGAAGTCTGGATATCTGCTGTCTTTAAGTTTCGGGAACATCTCCTGTGCATGCTTTCCAGCACCGCGGAGAACCTTCCAAATCTTTTTAACGACGGTTTTCAGGAATTCAAGATTCCTATCATCAGCAGTAATAACTTTTTCCCAGTCCCACTGATCGACATAGGATGAGTGGTCATGATCGAGGAAGTAGTCTTTTCTTACTGCACGCATGTCTGTGTTAATACCTTCTCCCGGCTTACAATCGAATTCTTTAAGAGCAAGCCTTTTCCATTTTGTGGCTGCCTGAACTACTTGTGCCTGGATCGGTTTATCAAGACCAAGTCCGCATGGGAACTGAACCGGGGATCGTGAACCGTCTCTATCTAGATAGTCATTCACACCACTTCGAACATCGACAATAAGAGGAACCTGAACCATGATCAAGTTCAGTTCTTTGCAAAGATTTTCTTCGATATACCTTTTCATTTCGTATAAGGCAATCATTGTTTCTCTTGGAGTCAGCAAGGATTTGTAATCATCAGGAAGTATTTGTTCTACTTTTTCATATGTGCTGATTCCTGGTCCTGCTAAATCTGCTTTTTTGTCTAACATGTTTCTTTTCTCCAATATTTAGTAATATTGGGGACAGCAGAAAAAATTATTTTGAGGATGTCAAATTTCTCAGAAACCAATAAATGTTATATGTGTATACGCTGTAAAAATGACCACAAAAAGCAATAAATATATTCCTCTTAAAATCTAAATCATCAACCTAGATCTGCGTACTTATAAAGATACAAAACTCGACATAAACATCAAGCCCAAAAGGTATTGGGAAAAAATAATTTCAGGATTATTAATGATCAAACGTTTTATTCCATATTACAAACCGCATAAATGGCTTTTCATCCTGGACATGTCCGTAGCATTTGTGGCTGCCATCCTCTCTGTTTTTTATCCGATCATAACACGAGATTTGCTCAAAACCTACATTCCGAATAAAGATTTGCAGGGCATTATCATGTTACTGGCTGTCATGGCTGGGATAATGATCTTCAAAACGATCTTTACCTACATTCGTATCCGCTGGGGACATATCATGGGTGTACGCATGGAAACCGATATGCGAACCGATATCTTTACACATTTGCAGAAACTCTCATTCAACTATTTTGATACGGTCAAGACCGGGCACATCATGTCACGTATCTCGAATGACCTGAACATGATTGCCGAAGTTGCTCATCACGCGCCGGAAGATCTGATAATCTCAGTATTCATCATTATTGGTTCTTTCATTGCGATGTTCTATTACAGCGTAGCACTTGCAATTATTGCACTTGTTCCTCTTCCCATTCTGCTTGTTTGGGGTCTTACGTATGGCAGAAGGATGAAAGGTGGATTCCGTCTTGTTCGTAAACGAATAGCTGATATAAACAGCAGCGTCGAGAATTCGGTACAGGGCATTCGTGAAGTGAAATCGTTTACCAATGAGCTGCTGGAAATGGAGAAATTCGAGCATATCAATTTCACTTTCAAGATGGCAAAAGAGAAGATGTATAAGATCATGAGTACATATTTTGCCGGTATGACATTCCTGACGGATTTTTATTATCTTGCTGTGATTGGCGGTGGTGTATATCTTATCTTCCTTGGTAAGATCGATGTTATTGATCTGCTTGCATTTACACTTTATATCAATTTTATTCTTAAACCGATCGAACGTTTGATCCATTTTACCGAACAGTTCCAGCAGGGAAGTGCAGCTTTCGAGCGATTCATAGAGATCATGGACATAGAACCGGATATCAATGACAAAAAGGATGCCAAAGACCTGCATAATGTCAAAGGTCAGATAGATGTGCGGAATATGTCTTTCAAATACAATAATTGTGAGGATTGGATTCTCAGAAATATTGATATTGAGATTCCTGCAGGTAGGACAGTCGCATTGGTTGGAGAATCCGGTGCAGGCAAAACAACGCTAGCTTCACTCATTCCAAGATTTTATGAAATCCAGGAAGGGTGCATATGTATCGACGAACATAATATTGTTGATATAAAACAGAAATCTCTGAGAGAAAATATCGGACTTGTGCAGCAAAGTGTATTTTTATTTGATTCTACGATTCGGGAAAATATTCTCTATGGCGATCCTGGTGCAACTGAAGAAGAACTGATCGATGCAGCACGAAAAGCAAATATACTTGATTTCGTCGAGTCACTTCCGGATGGATTTGATACGTTAACCGGTGAAAGAGGAGTGATGCTCTCGGGTGGACAGAAACAGCGAATCTCTATTGCGCGCGTATTCCTGAAAAATCCGCCCATTCTTATTTTTGATGAAGCAACATCATCATTAGATACAGAATCCGAAGCATATATTCAGCAAGCGATGGAAGAACTGGCACATAACCGCACAACGATCATCATTGCTCACCGACTCTCAACGGTGCGAAAAGCAGATCTGCTGTATGTGATGAATAAAGGTGAGATCGTTGAACAGGGCAGCCATGATGAACTCATGAAAAATGAGGGATATTATTATAATCTTTACACTAAGAACATGATTTTGTAATAAACGATCAATTACATAAAAGCAAAAATTTACAGAGGTCTTACATAGGGGTAACAATGAAAAAAATGATCTGTCTGTTATGGTTCATCATAGCAGTTTCCTGTCACGCGCAAGAATTATCTGTCCAAAAACCAACTAATCTTAATCAGCTTATTGATGACTATTTCCGAACCATCATTGAGCTTAATCCCAATACAGCCAGTCATCTTGGATTAGATCCTCAAGGTTCTTATCGCTATGATAAATCAAAACTAACTGATAATACCGAAGCTGCTTACCAGCATGAGCTGAACGTAGTAAAAGACTATCTCGAGCTATCAAAGGAATGTAACGATCTGTCATCTGATGATGAACTGGAACTCGCTGTTTTTCAGCATTATTTGCAGGATGTCTGTGATTCTGACAGGTATCGTTACAATTATTATAAGCTCAATCATCTTTTCGGATTTCACTATCAACTCATTAATCTATTCACCGAAAATCACTCGCTTCAGACGAGGCAGGATGCAGAAGACTACCTCTCTCGAATGGATCAGCTCTCGACATATTTCGAAAATCTCTTTATCGAACTGGAAGAGCGTGAAAAATGGGGTATCATCCCTCCAATTGTAATCCTGAATCAACTGCAGAATATTATCGATGACCAAAACGGACAAAATCCTGAAGATATCATTTATTATACTCATTTTGTTGATTGTTTACAAGATATGGATTTAGATGATAATGCAAAAAGCTTGTATGCTGAAAGAGCTCTCAAAGCAGTACAAGATCACATAGTGCCGAATTACAGAAAAGTATCAGAACATATTGAACAGATTAAGAAAAAAGGCGGATTAGCTCCCGGTGTGTGGAAGCTTCCTGATGGTGATGAGTTCTATCAATTTTGCCTGCAGAAACATACAACAACAGATCTTACACCTGAAGAGGTTCATCAGATCGGATTGCAAGAAGTTGCTCGAATCCAAGAAGAAATGCTGCAGCGATTTGAAGAATTGGGTTTTACGGAAGGTGAGAATTTTGTCGAGATTGAAAAACAGTACTGGAATTCTTTGCATGGAAGTGAATTCAATTATGTACAGAATGATTATGGCAGAAAACAGGCATTGGATGATTATCTGCAGATACTTGAAGAGACAAAAAAACGCCTATCAGAAATTTTTGGTAAGATACCCACGATACCTGTCACTGTGCGTGCAGTTCCCAAGCATAAAGAGCAATTTGCCGGTCAATATTATGACAGGGCACCGATCGACGGAAGCAGACCGGCTATTTTCTATACCAACCTGAGATGGCTGCCCCAAAAACCCAGCATGCAGACACTCCTGCATCATGAAACCATTCCAGGTCATCACCTGCAGATCGCTTATGCACAGGAACTCGCAAATATTCCGATGTATCGCAATTTTACTTTTTTCACTGCCTATATCGAAGGCTGGGCGCTATATGCGGAAAAACTGGCTTTTGAATTGGGATGGTATAACGATATTTACAGCGAACTTGGTTACTTGAATTCAGAACTGTTCCGAGCGGTGCGGCTGGTTGTGGATACCGGAATTCATTATAAAAAATGGAGTCG of the Candidatus Cloacimonadota bacterium genome contains:
- a CDS encoding aspartate--ammonia ligase — protein: MLDKKADLAGPGISTYEKVEQILPDDYKSLLTPRETMIALYEMKRYIEENLCKELNLIMVQVPLIVDVRSGVNDYLDRDGSRSPVQFPCGLGLDKPIQAQVVQAATKWKRLALKEFDCKPGEGINTDMRAVRKDYFLDHDHSSYVDQWDWEKVITADDRNLEFLKTVVKKIWKVLRGAGKHAQEMFPKLKDSRYPDFPEELKFIHAEEILEMYPDLPRKQRETEIIKKYPGVFIIGIGWVLKDGYPHEMRAADYDDWVTETTGPDGMQTHGLNGDILVWNPVTKRRHELSSMGIRVTKDTLKEQLKISGQLDFLDLPYHQAILNDQIPLSIGGGIGQARTYMYFLRKAHLGEVTVTVWPDKLKEICAKKNIFVLE
- a CDS encoding ABC transporter ATP-binding protein, translating into MIKRFIPYYKPHKWLFILDMSVAFVAAILSVFYPIITRDLLKTYIPNKDLQGIIMLLAVMAGIMIFKTIFTYIRIRWGHIMGVRMETDMRTDIFTHLQKLSFNYFDTVKTGHIMSRISNDLNMIAEVAHHAPEDLIISVFIIIGSFIAMFYYSVALAIIALVPLPILLVWGLTYGRRMKGGFRLVRKRIADINSSVENSVQGIREVKSFTNELLEMEKFEHINFTFKMAKEKMYKIMSTYFAGMTFLTDFYYLAVIGGGVYLIFLGKIDVIDLLAFTLYINFILKPIERLIHFTEQFQQGSAAFERFIEIMDIEPDINDKKDAKDLHNVKGQIDVRNMSFKYNNCEDWILRNIDIEIPAGRTVALVGESGAGKTTLASLIPRFYEIQEGCICIDEHNIVDIKQKSLRENIGLVQQSVFLFDSTIRENILYGDPGATEEELIDAARKANILDFVESLPDGFDTLTGERGVMLSGGQKQRISIARVFLKNPPILIFDEATSSLDTESEAYIQQAMEELAHNRTTIIIAHRLSTVRKADLLYVMNKGEIVEQGSHDELMKNEGYYYNLYTKNMIL
- a CDS encoding DUF885 domain-containing protein; the protein is MKKMICLLWFIIAVSCHAQELSVQKPTNLNQLIDDYFRTIIELNPNTASHLGLDPQGSYRYDKSKLTDNTEAAYQHELNVVKDYLELSKECNDLSSDDELELAVFQHYLQDVCDSDRYRYNYYKLNHLFGFHYQLINLFTENHSLQTRQDAEDYLSRMDQLSTYFENLFIELEEREKWGIIPPIVILNQLQNIIDDQNGQNPEDIIYYTHFVDCLQDMDLDDNAKSLYAERALKAVQDHIVPNYRKVSEHIEQIKKKGGLAPGVWKLPDGDEFYQFCLQKHTTTDLTPEEVHQIGLQEVARIQEEMLQRFEELGFTEGENFVEIEKQYWNSLHGSEFNYVQNDYGRKQALDDYLQILEETKKRLSEIFGKIPTIPVTVRAVPKHKEQFAGQYYDRAPIDGSRPAIFYTNLRWLPQKPSMQTLLHHETIPGHHLQIAYAQELANIPMYRNFTFFTAYIEGWALYAEKLAFELGWYNDIYSELGYLNSELFRAVRLVVDTGIHYKKWSREKAAEYMTQNLCWASYGEIDRYTVWPGQACAYKIGELKILELREKAKDALGDTFDIKEFHDVILQNGAIPLDLLEKVVYEWLDGKIK